One segment of Diaphorobacter sp. HDW4B DNA contains the following:
- a CDS encoding dihydrodipicolinate synthase family protein has protein sequence MAATPQPRNARVFTPALTPFNADQSVNVEAFIDFCRWLISQGSGLAVFGTNSEANSLGLEEKILLLEKLVEAGIPADQMVPGTGLCALPETIALTRAAVALGCAGTLTLPPFYFKPASDDGLFDYYTRIIEAVGSERLKLYLYHIPQFTGVPITMTLIERLIKAYPRTVVGIKDSSGNWENTERMLREFPGFEVYPASEALLEKALPLGAAGCISATANVQPATIARALKAWGTSEFDALQAQLKVVRNIFQAQPMIPALKHVVGAHFGNADWSHVRPPLVAADASWSAPLMAQLAEAGFNMQPA, from the coding sequence ATGGCTGCCACACCCCAACCCCGCAACGCACGGGTTTTCACACCGGCCCTCACCCCTTTCAACGCCGACCAGAGCGTCAACGTCGAGGCCTTCATCGACTTCTGCCGTTGGCTGATTTCGCAGGGCTCGGGATTGGCGGTCTTCGGCACCAACAGCGAGGCCAATTCGCTGGGACTCGAAGAGAAGATTCTGCTGCTCGAAAAGCTTGTCGAGGCTGGCATTCCTGCCGACCAGATGGTGCCTGGCACGGGCCTGTGCGCGTTGCCCGAAACCATTGCGCTCACGCGCGCTGCCGTGGCGCTGGGCTGCGCGGGCACCTTGACGCTGCCGCCCTTCTATTTCAAGCCAGCGTCGGACGACGGACTGTTCGACTATTACACGCGCATCATCGAGGCCGTGGGTTCCGAGCGGCTCAAGCTCTACCTGTATCACATCCCGCAGTTCACCGGCGTGCCGATCACGATGACGCTGATCGAGCGTCTCATCAAGGCTTATCCCAGGACCGTGGTGGGCATCAAGGACAGTTCCGGCAACTGGGAAAACACCGAACGCATGCTGCGCGAGTTCCCCGGTTTCGAGGTCTATCCGGCCTCCGAAGCCTTGCTCGAAAAGGCCTTGCCACTGGGCGCGGCGGGTTGCATTTCGGCGACTGCCAATGTGCAGCCCGCCACCATTGCCCGGGCACTGAAGGCCTGGGGAACATCGGAGTTCGATGCCCTGCAGGCGCAACTCAAGGTCGTGCGCAACATCTTCCAGGCGCAGCCCATGATTCCTGCGCTCAAGCATGTGGTCGGCGCGCATTTTGGCAACGCCGATTGGAGCCATGTGCGCCCACCACTGGTAGCAGCCGATGCATCCTGGTCCGCGCCGCTGATGGCCCAGCTCGCGGAAGCGGGCTTCAACATGCAGCCGGCATGA
- a CDS encoding RidA family protein, producing MSNTSHATSSLPKPLGAYARWRQHGSALYVAGVSARLPDGRIDGVTRDVSGAVTYDVAAQTRRVLCNIEGILLEAGATLADCLDMTVFLVNPDDFAVFNATYAEFFGAQAEPPTRTTVVVRGLPHADMVVEIKAIARAPR from the coding sequence ATGAGCAACACAAGCCACGCGACCAGCAGCTTGCCCAAGCCGCTCGGCGCATATGCACGCTGGCGTCAGCATGGCTCGGCACTGTATGTCGCAGGCGTGAGCGCACGCTTGCCCGATGGGCGCATCGACGGCGTCACACGCGACGTCAGTGGTGCAGTGACCTATGACGTGGCAGCGCAGACCCGCCGTGTGCTGTGCAACATCGAAGGGATACTGCTCGAAGCGGGAGCCACGCTGGCCGACTGTCTCGACATGACGGTGTTTCTCGTGAACCCGGACGACTTTGCCGTCTTCAACGCCACCTATGCCGAGTTCTTCGGCGCGCAAGCGGAACCACCCACGCGCACCACCGTGGTCGTGCGCGGTCTGCCGCATGCGGACATGGTGGTGGAGATCAAGGCCATCGCGCGCGCGCCGCGTTGA
- a CDS encoding porin, with protein sequence MKKNKVLAAVLLLVGSTAFAQSKVTLSGFVDLNLEVLKNSGTEGTRKRISSGGLNNSRFNISGIEDLGGANRAYFTIEPMFGADTGEMSAQFRQSFVGLRGDWGDVTLGRQFTPSFWVAGYADPNWASSYSMVNAMQFFYASYRVDNALQYKTANFGGLQGRFMYAFGKEDTTKNGRFMSAAAEYRNGPLFLGFAAEKAYQVDVYNKTSMKSSRDNYLSATYRFGSVEPTFVFHTYDGYYAYPPYVGFTSKGWDTQLGVRWNVSDRTRVHASYVHRKDDKNVDIGTADGLTLGVTHGLSKRTDVYILASHVKNKKDVKIGYPVSWSANPSAGQSPSGLAIGIRHAF encoded by the coding sequence ATGAAGAAAAACAAGGTATTGGCGGCTGTGCTGCTGCTCGTGGGGAGCACGGCATTCGCGCAGTCCAAGGTGACCCTCTCGGGGTTCGTGGACCTGAATCTGGAAGTGCTCAAGAACTCGGGCACCGAAGGCACGCGCAAGCGCATCAGCAGCGGCGGGCTGAACAACTCGCGCTTCAACATCAGCGGCATCGAGGACCTGGGCGGTGCCAACCGTGCCTACTTCACCATCGAGCCGATGTTCGGTGCGGACACCGGCGAGATGAGCGCGCAGTTCCGCCAGTCCTTTGTCGGCCTGCGTGGCGACTGGGGTGACGTGACTCTGGGTCGCCAGTTCACGCCATCGTTCTGGGTTGCGGGCTATGCCGATCCGAACTGGGCATCGTCGTACAGCATGGTCAACGCCATGCAGTTCTTCTACGCGTCCTACCGCGTGGACAACGCGCTGCAGTACAAGACCGCCAACTTCGGTGGCTTGCAAGGTCGCTTCATGTATGCCTTCGGCAAGGAAGACACGACCAAGAACGGTCGCTTCATGAGCGCCGCCGCCGAATACCGCAACGGCCCGCTGTTCCTCGGCTTCGCTGCGGAAAAGGCTTATCAGGTCGACGTCTACAACAAGACTTCGATGAAGAGCTCGCGCGACAACTACCTGTCGGCCACCTACCGCTTCGGCAGCGTCGAGCCCACGTTCGTGTTCCACACCTACGACGGCTACTACGCCTATCCTCCTTATGTGGGCTTCACCTCCAAGGGCTGGGACACGCAACTGGGCGTGCGCTGGAACGTCAGCGACCGCACACGCGTTCACGCCAGCTACGTGCATCGCAAGGACGACAAGAACGTCGACATCGGCACGGCAGATGGCCTGACGCTGGGCGTGACGCACGGCCTGTCCAAGCGCACCGATGTCTACATCCTCGCCTCGCATGTGAAGAACAAGAAGGATGTGAAGATCGGCTATCCCGTGAGCTGGAGTGCCAATCCGTCCGCTGGCCAGAGCCCATCGGGTCTGGCAATCGGCATTCGCCATGCGTTCTGA
- a CDS encoding porin: MKKPTTRNRFWLRATALAALAPVMALAQTNVGDPVTIYGFVKADVEHVRASGGGAPSLSVNRLSNNLSVLGFRMKEDLGAGLGVWAQIETNVRMDNGDGPWGGRNTAIGLSSSSAGQIVMGQWEAPLRFVSVYAIDPFTAGIFASNSIMGNGFATGANGVSPTSFDRRQPNLLQYWSPNLANFEFRLAYAMPEEKTEDKSPSMWGGLVIYRNGPLYAAWGYEQHRSYFYNGSKDDAHRIGVAYSFGPTRVRGSFERLSYEPERGQSLTRNAWQLAVSHQFTPQHEVMASYVRAQSPHGNTKKSVGGIGIPGTDAGANQVSLGYTYHMSKRTDLWTAYTRITNGATSNYNLSANSIGGMKPGQDPSGFGVGITHKF, from the coding sequence ATGAAAAAACCCACCACGAGAAATCGCTTCTGGCTGCGCGCGACCGCGTTGGCTGCCCTTGCGCCCGTCATGGCGCTGGCGCAGACCAACGTGGGTGACCCGGTCACCATCTACGGCTTTGTGAAGGCGGATGTGGAGCATGTGCGCGCGTCGGGCGGCGGAGCACCTTCGCTGTCCGTGAACCGGCTGTCCAACAACCTGTCGGTGCTGGGCTTTCGCATGAAGGAAGATCTGGGCGCAGGCTTGGGCGTCTGGGCGCAGATCGAGACCAATGTGCGCATGGACAACGGGGATGGCCCCTGGGGTGGTCGCAATACAGCCATCGGTCTGTCATCGTCCAGCGCCGGGCAGATCGTGATGGGCCAGTGGGAAGCGCCGCTGCGCTTTGTGTCGGTCTACGCGATCGACCCGTTCACGGCCGGCATTTTTGCGTCCAACTCCATCATGGGCAACGGATTTGCGACGGGTGCGAACGGCGTGTCACCGACCTCGTTCGACCGCCGTCAGCCCAATCTGCTGCAGTACTGGTCGCCCAATTTAGCCAACTTCGAGTTCCGCCTGGCCTACGCCATGCCGGAGGAGAAGACCGAAGACAAATCACCCAGCATGTGGGGCGGCTTGGTCATCTACCGCAACGGCCCGCTCTATGCGGCATGGGGTTATGAACAGCACCGCAGCTACTTCTACAACGGCAGCAAGGACGACGCACACCGCATCGGCGTAGCGTATTCGTTCGGGCCCACGCGTGTGCGCGGCAGTTTCGAGCGCTTGAGCTACGAGCCAGAGCGCGGCCAGAGCCTCACGCGCAATGCTTGGCAGTTGGCGGTGAGCCACCAGTTCACACCGCAGCATGAGGTGATGGCATCCTACGTGCGCGCGCAGTCCCCTCATGGGAACACGAAAAAATCGGTGGGCGGCATTGGCATTCCGGGCACTGATGCGGGTGCGAATCAGGTCTCGCTGGGCTATACGTATCACATGTCCAAGCGCACGGATCTGTGGACCGCATATACCAGGATCACCAACGGTGCGACGTCGAACTACAACCTCTCGGCCAATTCCATCGGGGGCATGAAGCCGGGGCAAGATCCTTCAGGCTTCGGCGTCGGCATCACGCACAAGTTCTGA